The genomic window TTGTAGGGCGATGCGAATACGGCATACTTCCAGGCCATCGCCAATGGTCGCCGTAGACGCAACACCATCCCTCTTTTGTGGGATGGTGAGACTCTCCTTCAAGACCTCCGCGACATCCGGTCCCACGTCGACGGTTTCTATAGATCCTTATTCTCTGCCGCCCCTAGAAGCGGCATCTCTCTCGCCCCTGATTGCTGGTTTGAGTCCCAGTTGGTGTCCGTCTCGAAGAACGCTGCCCTTACGGCCCCCTTCTCTGAACAGGAGGTTTGGGAGGCCATCAAGGGCATGAACCCTTCCTCTGCGCCGGGACCGGATGGCCTCCCGGTTAAATTTTTCCAGACCTTCTGGAACATGATTAAACCAGAGGTCATGGCCATCTTCGATGAGTTCTTCGTTGGCTCCATCGATCTTGGGCGTCTCAATTACGAGATCATCTCTCTCATCCCCAAGGTCCCTGTGGCGTCCGACATTCGCCAGTTTTGCCCGATCACGGTTATTAATGTGATCTTCCGGATCCTGGCCAAGGGGttcgccaatagggtgaccctgctggcCGACCGTGTGACTCACCCCAACCAGTCGGCCTTCATTAAGGGTCGTTACATCATGGATGGGGTCCTCGTCCTTCATGAAGTCCTTCATGAGGTGCACGTCAAACGCCTCAAGGCGGTTTTCCTGAAGATTGACTTCCACAAGGCCTACGATATGGTTAGCTGGCCCTTCCTCCGGGAGGTCCTTCTTCGGAAGGGTTTCGATGACCGGTGGATCACTAGAGTCATGCAGATGGTCTCTTGCGGTCGCACGGCCATGAACATCAACGGGGAGATTGGCCCTTTCTTCCCCACACTTTGTGGGTTCGGCAAGGCGACCCATTCTCCCCGTTCTTGTTCAATATGGTCGTGGACGCGCTTGCCTCCATTCTAGATAAGGCAAAAGCCGCTGGCCATATTCGTGGGATTACTCCCCACCTTGTCGGTGGCTCCGGGATCTCCATCCTCCAGTATGCCGATGACACtatcatcatggtcgaaggctcgaAGACGAACATCtccaacctcaagttcctccttctctgcttccaacagatgtcgggcctcaagatcaacttcgacaaAACTGATGTTATGGTTATGGGCTACTCCCCCTCtgagcttctacagcctccacGAGACCATGCACTAGGAGATCGCCAAGGTCCAGTCCCGCTTTTACTGGGTGGGCGCCGATGGCAAGCAGAAGTATCATATGGTCAGCTGGCCTGACATCTGCAAGCCCAGGGAGCAAGGTGGCTTGGGCATCATGTGCTCTAAGCGGATGAACATCGCCCTTCTCTCCCGCTGGCTCTGGCACATCTCACACGGTCTCGGTGGCCTCTGGCTTGACATCATCTGGAACAAATACTTGCGCGGACAACCCCTCGCCTTCTGCCAGAAGTCTGGCGGATCTTAGTTCTGGCAGTCGATAGTTCAACTTCTTCCGATCCTCCGTATCGGGACCTCCATCTTGATCGGATTCGGAGTGTCGACGCTGTTCTGATTCGATCGCTGGGTCGGGGACACTCCCTTTGCGGCCCGCTTCCCCGGCCTCTTCTCTATCGCCGTCGATCCCGTGATCTCTGTTGATAGGGCCCTTCTTGACTTAGGGCGCCTTGCTTTCTGGCGGCCTTTTGGCCCCCTGGAATCCGCCGCCTGGCATGAGTTGCTTGACTGTGTTGCTCTCCACGAACCTTTGGTGGATGGTGGCCCTGACCTGGTGCGCTGGCGCCTTGAGCCGTCGGGCCAATTCTCCATCAAGTCGCTTTACCAGGCTATCGCCCCCTCCTCTGCCCCTCCCCCTTTCGATGGTGTGGTCCATCCGCCTGCCCCTGAAAATCcgcatcttcatgtggcaatggatccgcggcCGGGTCCCATCCGAGGTGGAGGTGCGCAAGCGAAATGGCCCGGGTACGGGCGTCTGCCCTCTCTGTGGGGTTTCCGAAGACtcgaaccacatcttcttctcTTGCGTTTCCGCCCAGTTCCTCTGGAGCTGTTTTCGCGAAGTGGTCGGTGGAGATTGGTGTCACACCAACTTCCCGGACTTATTCACCGAACTCCAGATGTCCCCCGCGacttctcgccacattaggtggcttgagattggggtcCTCGCCTGGACCCTCTGGACTgtccgcaataagcttgtgattcagcgcACTCCTCTTCGTCGGGCTACTGACGCTAAACTCTCGGatttcttgcagctttggcggccgcttagccgccccctggACCGCGACGCCATCTcagccttcatcgccgacctccgtTCGATGGCCGTtcgcctgtcgccgccgcccccaccgcctCCACTTTgttttttgtccaaaaggaccccctGCCGATATGAATTGCCAAAAAAGACTGCCTCTGAATCAATTTGACAAAAAGGACCCCCTCGGCGGTGGCGACAGGCGCGGCAGGCGACacatggcacctgccgccacgtcaggaggcggcgggccctaccgccACTGCAGGAGGCGGCCACCCAGCCAAAACGACTTTCGTACAGTGCACCGCGCCGCGACGTAACGGGCGAGGCCAGGTGGGCCCTACTGCCACCAGGCGAGGCGGCTTCTCGTGCCCATGCCGCGCCCAGGCCGATAGGCCAGCTGCACGCGCGACGAGACAGCGGGCCTTGCCGCCACCGGGTGAGGCGGCCGCGCTGCATGCGGGCCGACAGCCGATCATGTTGCAATTATTCCTGGCGCTGATTCCGACGTAAACTTTCACTCATTCCCACGCGCGCTGATTCTGACGTAAACTTTCACTCATTCCCACGCGCGCAATGACGACGAATTTCACGGGCTCGCGGTTGCAAACTGGGCTGATTCCCACGCGCGGAGGACGACGAATTTCACGGGCGGGAACTgttgtgccgacactacagggatGCTCCTCCTTTATATagtactagatgacccgttgcgccgatGGCGCAAAGGCCAAATGCAAGCCAAGTATTGAAAGAGTGTGCATTAAAATATGTAAACACAAAATGAAACATATGGAAATAAGTACGGTGATGATATACAAATGGTGGCTATTTTAAAAACATACCACACAGCAGTCTAAGCAGCAAATAACCGATGCAGAGGATGGTCTTAGGGGATTACATAAGATCCAAAAGGATGATAAACATAGAAGTCTTGGTAGGCATCTATACTAATGCTATGTTATATAACAAGGGGCTCTTGCTACTTATAGTGAGTAGACGATGAGGCGCAGTCCCTTGGAAGTGCATTTGAAGGCGAAAGCATATGCTTGCCCATTGTTCATGTGTGCCTAGCGGAAGAAGTCGCTCCAGCCTCTAGTGATGGTGGCCCTTTTGTCAACATCCTTGATAAAGTGGGCCGTAACAGGTTCCGTCTCCATTAGTGATTGATACTTCATCATGGTCAGCATCCATGTGTGGGAAAAGGGAACCCTAAAGTACTGAAAATAACAGTAAAGTATAGTTAGTATACCATTTTATACCATGTCATTGTATGAAACAGAACAGAGCAATTGCAAATGATTACCATTCTTTTGCTATCAGTTGCAAATGTTTCTGTCATGTGGCACACATAGTAGCGATCAGGCGTGGTGGTGTTGGGATGATCTTTCGCAGTCTATGAACATTATGGTTGTAGAGCATAACTGTGTTGCCCCACACAATGTGGCGACTAAACTCATCTAAGTGGTGGATGTCAGACTTATCTATGTTAAATTATACAAAGTTATACCATTTAGCAGTTGATGTGAGAGTTGTTTTAATGAGAAGAGTAATGTAGCTCTTACCACAGAGAATGTACTTTCCAGGCTTTAGATGGATTTTCTTGCCTTTGAACTTTCGGATTGACTTGCTTTGCGAGGGCGATGAATATACTCGAATGGCTTGTTGTGCTTCTGACACAGTGGTTCGTCTGTGATGAATAGATAAGGAGATCATGGTAAGTTAAAATAATTTCTATGATTTGAAACCTAATTCAATAGTCATCATAAGTATGTTTTTGAGCATTCCCATGGGTAATTTGGCCACCACTAATATCACTGGCTGTGTCTGCCTCCTCTTGTTTAACAGCTGTCATCTGGAAAAAAGTAGTAGAATAATTAAGCTGACTTATCTGCCTGTGGTTTCAGTTGGGATGTTTAACAGTGATGCATATGTCTTAATATAGTGAGACTGATTATTATTGGACATAACTTCACAGGCCATTAGTATGAAATTGCAAGTGTATCAGACTGGACATAAGATGGTTGTCTATGTACTGCTTTTTGAAACGAATGATTAGTGCTTGTCATATATGTATTCCTATATGTAGATAGAAATGGGATAATAAACTATGCAAGATATTATTCAGCAGAATAGTTCAGGTGTCATGGCGATCTTGAGACTGAGCAATGACCGATGGTTGTTCCCATATAGGTGGCCACGGCAACGCATGGGATACTGCCATCTTGCAATCAAGCATAACAGTTGTCACGACCCTAGGTCAGACACCGCTACCTTGGCAAGTCCAATGACTACAGATATGGTACAGGATATTGTGTAGACACGGCAACTAACCACAAGTTCATGACAGATGATTATAATGCATTGGCACTACAGTAGTTAGGTTTCTATAAGTGAAAGAATGAAAAAGTTGGGTTGATAAATAGATTTGATGCTTTATTTGTGTAGAAGTGTCTACGAGATCTATATTTGATTAGATGAAATAAATTGATTTGCCTCATTATTGATTCCCTAACCGAAATCTTGGCTAGCTTGTACAAATTTAAGGCATCAGTTGGAGCTTACCTTGTAAATATGGCGATTGGAGCGCTTATCTACAAGCAAAGATGTGGCATGTTGGTTGGTGAGGCCTTGAGCCAGACGCGTCGTGAGTGCATACGTCCGCAGCACGGCGTGACGACACCCATCGCTGCTACTGGGCAGCGGCTTCTTGGCCATGGCACCAGCAGCTGGCCGATGCCAGGACGGTCGCTGTCGATGCGGATGGGGGAGACGGTGCGGTGGCGGATCTGGATGAGAAATCTGTAGCGTCTGAGAGCAATGGGAGCTTCGGTTTGCTTCTAATAACGTGGCACCAGAGGCATATAGGCCCAGGCAAACATTTCTATGGGCTGGTCATGGGCCGTGCAAATTTTAGAAGGCACTATATTAAGCAGGATGCATCACGGTCTATTTTACTGGCTGTTTTTTCGTTGCTGGAGAGTGTTCTTTTACGTCTTCAAAAAGTACAACTACATTATTATGTCTGTCAACAAAAAGTATTTTTTTTGTGGATGTGCAAGACTGGTACAGAGATGAATTATAATTTTATTTTAATGGATTTTTTACTGGCACAAAATATTTCTCTATAGAATAAACAAGTAGCTGTGTGAAGGAAAGAATTTGACAtaataaaggaaaataaaaatgtGATTTCTATAAAGGCGAAAGCAAGAATATTGCATTGCAAAGGTCAATCTCCATGGAGTTTGTTGCGTGGAAGAAGGCAAAAAAAGTATTTGAAAATTGGCTTTTCTTTTTTACCAATAGGCATGCATATTTTTTAAGCATGTATAAATTCCAATCAATTAATTTGATTGCTTGCATGGCAtaaagaaagacaaatatttgggacaAATATTATGAAGCAAAGTGTTGGTTTATTATATGCATTTTTTTATACATGGTATGTCAATATATATGCTCATAAACTTCAATACATGCACAATGACGCGAAACCCAAAACCAGGTAATAAAAGGAAGCAACATGAGAAGATTCAGTGAACAGAAAGTATGGTCAGATTGGTAATTGTAATTTAAAGTATGATCAAATTCGGAAACAACAGTGACAATACAAATTTAAAGTATGGGCAACTTTAGAGACATCACTGATAATACTAATCACAGGGAAGATGAAGTTCTTGGAATTGTGCTAGGAGACTCGAGCAAATTATGCCAGGAAAGAAACCAAAAAAATATTTGTGTGTAGAAAGCAAGTGTACAACATACATGAATGTAATAAATATTGCAAAGGAGCAGGAAAAATAAAAGAATTGGTTATATGTGTGACCACTCTTCTTATCTGTCACAAAAGGCAAACTCGGTATTGATTGTATCCTATGGTTAGAAATAGGTAGAGAATGATTCAGTTAACCCTACAAGTATATCTCGAACCATATCCATCTTTCCACACATAAATAAAGTTCTACACCAAGAACCATGGATCCAAACGGCACCAACCAACATTCATAGCAACATGTGCAACCCCTCACCTCAACCAAATCCAAGTGACAACAAAAGAAAGTGTCaaattgaagcaaaaaataataataacagAGTAATCCGGGTACCTGAACACCCAAGCCAACTGAAGTCGTGGTTGTTGTTGAACGACACATGTTGCACCGCACCGTTACCCATGTTCAGGTTGCATCGGTGGAGGAGTCCAAGCCAAGATAGACTAGGATCTCTAGTTAGTTATCATATGGTTGTAATCTCCTCTTATCTCTTTATCTCTTTCTCTCCAAGTCACAATGTAATCTGAACATCATTGTACGCTATGCCAGGAGTTGTGCCCTGGCCTATATTAACACGTAGCCGTCGCCCAGGATGGGTACGACGTTCCtccacatggtatacagagcctgaCTCTTCCCACTAGCGTTCCTCCTCTCCACCGCAGCCTCCTGCCATGGCTTCATCCGCCGctgcttcctcccctctctccggcCAGATCACCGAGCGCCTCACCCGCACCAACTACGTCTTATGGCGCACCCAGATCACGCCACATCTAAGAGGGGCTGGAGTCTTCGGATACGTTGATGGAAGCACGGCGGAGCCGGCCAAGCTCGTCGTCAGCAAGGACAAGGATGGAAAGGAGGAAGCCATCCCCAATCCCCTCCATGCCGTCTGGTTCAGAGAGGACCAGCAGGTACTTGGGTATCTTCTCAATAATCTGTCAAAAGAAGTATTAGTGCAGGTGACTTCCATCGAGCATGCACGAGAGCTCTGGACAGCGTTGGCGAGCATGTTCTCGTCGACGTCCCTGTCCCGCGTCAACAACATCCGAGCTGCCCTCACAAATGCGCAGAAGGGGACGCAATCGGTGGCTACCTTCTTCGCGTACATGCCGGGACTCGCCGACGAGCTCGCCGCGGCTGGCAAGCCGTTGAAGGATGATGAACTCATCTCGTACATCCTCAACACACTCGACATGGAGTATCAGCCGCTGGTTTCCGCCCTCGACGCCAGAACCACTCCGGTCACCCTCGACGAATTGTTCAGACAGATGAGCAATTTTGATCAGAGGGTGGCTCTTTTCCAAGGCGCGGGAGGTGGCTTCAAGTCATCTGCCAATGTTGCCACCCGCGGCCGTGGCGGGGGCTCTCGTTACCGCGGTCCACCGCGGAACGGAAAGGGCAGGAGCGCCCACAACAGCAACAGCAGCGGCGCTACCAACACGCGCGGCGGCcggcctccctcctccaacaacaaagGCCGCCGCAACAGCAACTCCAACAACAGATCACGCCCCGACATCAGGTGCCAAATCTGTGGCAAGCCGGGTCACTCGGCAAAGGACTGCTGGTATCGTTTTGAGGAGGATGAAGATGACTCATCTCAGGATGAGAAGGTGGCCGGAGCTGCTGATGGCTCTTACGGCGTCGACACAAATTGGTACGTCGACAACGGCGCAACAAACCACATCACCGGTGAGCTGGAGAAGGTGACCATGCGTGAGAAGTACCGTGGCAAAGATCACATCCACACTGCAAGTGGAGAAGGTATGAAAATTAGTCATGTTGGTCACTCAATTGTTAAAACCCCTCATCGAAAAATTCACCTTAGAAAATTTTTGCATGTCCCTAGCGCCTCAAAGAGTCTTCTTTCAGTCCATCGTATTGCTATTGacaatcatgtctttcttgaatttcaccctcatttctttttgatcaaggatcaggcaacgaagaaggtgctttatcgaggtagatgcgttcgtGGGCTCTACCCTTTGATTCCGGAGATTAGAAGACTCAATAAACAAGTTTTTAGTGCCACCAAAGTGTCTTCAACACGATGGCACGATCGTTTAGGGCATgcatctttttctttagttgagcgtttgcttaggaaaaataagctcccataTGTTGGAGAGCGGGATGTCGAAACAGTTTGTGATTCATGTCAAAAGGCTAAAAGCCATCAATTACCTTATCCAGTTTCTACCAGCATTTCTACAAAACCTTTGCAACTTGTCTTCTCCGATGTGTGGGGTCCTGCCCCCTCTTCTGTTGGTAGACACACGTATTATGTGAGTTTCATAGACGACTATAGCAAATTTTCCTGGATTTACCTTCTTAAGAAGCGATCCGATGTGTTTCAAGTCTTTCTGAACTTCCAAGCTCTTGTTGAGCGCCAATTTGATTGCAAAATTCTTGCTCTCCAATCCGAATGGGGTGGAGAATATGAAAAGTTAAATTCTTTCTTTCAGAAAATTGGCATATCTCATCATGTATCTTGCCCacatgctcaccaacaaaatggGTCTGCTGAACGCAAGCACAGACACATCGTTGAAGTTGGTCTAGCATTACTTGCTGGTGCCTCTATGCCCCTCaagttttgggatgaggctttCCTTGCGGCTGTTCACATCATCAACATGCTACCTAGTCGTGTCATCAACTATGAAACTCCTATTGAGCGTCTCCTTCATACCAAACCCGACTACACTACTCTTCGAGTGTTTGGTTGCGCCTGTTGGCCCAATCTTCGTCCCTACAACTCTCGCAAGCTCATGTTTCGCTCCAAACAGTGCGTCTTCCTAGGCTATAGTGCTCAACACAAAGGTGTAAAGTGCCTCGATGTTTCTACTGGTCGCATTTATATCTCTCGGGACGTTGTCTTTGACGAGACAAAGTTCCCTTTTTCCGACCTACACCCCAATGCCGGAGCCCTACTTCGCAAAGAAATTCTTCTCTTGCCTTCTAGTCTCACCGGCATCACCCAAGGGGAAAATAATTGTAGCGACTCAATGTTGACTAATGCTCATAACCACTTCCATGAGTTTTGTGATGATGCAGATGATgcaa from Triticum aestivum cultivar Chinese Spring chromosome 3B, IWGSC CS RefSeq v2.1, whole genome shotgun sequence includes these protein-coding regions:
- the LOC123065127 gene encoding uncharacterized protein → MAKKPLPSSSDGCRHAVLRTYALTTRLAQGLTNQHATSLLVDKRSNRHIYKMTAVKQEEADTASDISGGQITHDEPLCQKHNKPFEYIHRPRKASQSESSKARKSI